TAAGGAACAAACTGCTACTCAACACTCCATTCGGTCATATAGCCATAACGTCTATAGTATAGAACAAACAAAAATTGCGCTAAGTCCTTATGAcgataaaagatatttaattccaaatagttttagaaCCCTACCATTGGGACATTACAGTATtttagaatagatttttttttgtagatgaaTGTTCCATCATTGACCGACCTGTCTATCAAAAAAATCTGTGAAACAACAGTATCAGCATCATATTTCATCGAGCAGTCCCCCTTGCCGTGgacattaacaaaaataatattaaaaaaatttcctttatATAAATGGGAAACGATGATAAGCAGTGCTAAAAATGATCCTATTCCTTCATATAAAGGAATAGAATTTATTGCTTGCTCTAAACACATACCGTCACATTTAAGAAATGTCGTATTAGGAAAGTCAGATTGGGGGAGTATATTTGAAGATGAACACTCCAGTTATTGTGTATGGGCTAATGGATATTATCTTAAGCAGCATCGCCTAAACGTATGTAAATCATGTTTTTTTGCATTCAAAAATGCTCATGAGACCTTAAATAAATTTTTACTGGTGCGTTACGACCATACTCACGAAGTTTATGATGCTGATGATATCGTTGAATGCGTATATCAGCAACCATATTATTGGTGCAATAGTTGCTTTACTCAAGTTTTATTCGATTTAAAAGATTACGAGTCTTGCGTTAATGCATTACATGAAATGCCTAGAAATAACAGGTTTGATGATTCTGAACCAGAAGTCTGAAGTAGGCAGTAATATTGATTCTTTTTTAAGGAACAAACTGCTACTCAACACTCCATTCGGTCATATAGCCATAACGTCTATAGTATAGAACAAACAAAAATTGCGCTAAGTCCTTATGAcgataaaagatatttaattccaaatagttttagaaCCCTACCATTGGGACATTACAGTATTTTAGAATAGATTTTTATTGCAGAAGAACGTTGAAATGTCTCACAGATGTGTTACACCAGACCTATGGACTCCCGCTAATCTGCAACAAATAGCAGCCAATAAAATTTATTGGGATGTAGTTGATGCTAATACAAAGACATTTACGCTTCCAAGTGGAGAGCAACATCCTCTCCCTCAAGATGTGATTGGTATTGAACGATGGTACAGCAAGCAAGGATGTACCGCGAATTTTAAGATTCCCAAGCAAATACGATTCAGTTTAAACGTAAATTGTATAAGAGAATTAAAACTACAAATTGTGAAGAACTGTGAAAAAGTGATGTCATGCGGGTGTCGAAGATGCGGGGCTCCCTATGGATTCCccccaatttacaaaaaatagcgAATACAATCCTAAGTAAATTGTCTAAGAGAATTAAAACTacaaattgcaaatatttaaaaattgatttttgagaCGAATTATGTTCATAAGCTACTATCTCTCTTTTGTACTAAACGCATAACAATATCCACTTGCTATCTCTCTCTTTCTtgtatatatattgtaaaatagtgtgtaatatatattatggtaaaataaaaactctaaattggtattttttttatttattcaaatcATTAATTAccctaattttataaaaataaatgaactccCTAAGAGCATTGTTTGTCATATCATCTGACATTATAGAACAAAAAGCATACAATATTTGCAAGGGGTTTAAACTATCTGCagcatttttacaaaaatctaaaacattataataatattcacaaaagttcaaattttctaACAACTGCATACGAGGCGATAGCACACTAGTGTTAAGTTCAACAATTTGCTTCACTTCTTCTTCATCCATATAGTACTCCACACCATGCTTCTTAACAATAATGAATTTACAATCATCGTAAACTATCGGGGTAACAGTGCAGTATTCTTCGCATGGAAAAGTTGGGTGCATGAGGTCATCAGttgattggaaaaaatcaattagtTGTTGTGTAATGATTGAAATAAAGGAATACCATTCGTATGCGCTGAGTGATATTCTGGTTGGTTTATATTGCTGAGATAAAATCACTGCAGGCGAAAATGATCTTGCAGGGCTTATACCACATTGTACTTCATAGCCCGATAACGTGTATTTTGTTGCAAGCAGGTAGAAAACTTCTGATTTGGCGGCAGCCTCATAATTTTCCAAAGCTCTATCTAATTCTTGATTATAGTCTTCGTTGCTAGGCATATCGATGCTAAATTCACAACCACCTGAGGAATACCCACTATCTTGAGAGCCACCTGAAGAATACCCACTATCTTGAGAGCTCATGTTCACTTGTACTGACATTGATACTGAAGCATGAGTTCTTTTATATTCCCCTACTCCTTGTGGTAAAAACAACCTCTTTGCAAAAAATGTATTGCTACGCGGCAGATTAAAAGATAGATCCTCCTAAACTACGTCATTAACGTTAATCCAGCTGTTATGTTTGCTGTCCATACCGAGCCATTTCACATACATCTTATTGCcttttcgtctaagtactttttcaaccAAGTAAATGTCAGGGTTTAatgttttctgtaattcttcttcgtaaAACCCCCCGCTAATCGGTATACCGTGCATGTCTTCAAGCAAATACGTTATAGGATTTGTTATCTTaacttttacaattttaaataattccgtcgtccaattgggcgtgtaggccttttcaaataaatgttttgtCTTTGAGACACGCACAATGTCaccaattttatattttcttgGACCAGCAATTTTTAAATGACTATAACTCTTGTTTAAAATAGCTTTTTCGTTGGATTTGTTGACCTGAGATGGTGTGTATCCCGTTTTACTGTGCCTTGTATTGTTGTATTCCTCGGTAATTACAGGTAGAGCTTCTAACCATTTGTATGATCCATGTAAACTGAAATActtgtacaactttgcttttaacGTTCTAATGACTCTTTCACAAATGGCGGCTTTTTTAATCGTGTAGGtgctgtaatgattaatttcgtgttttttcattaaattttgaaattttctgttaTAAAATTCTGTTCCCTGATCGGATTGGAGGTTCTTCGGAAGTCGTCGAGTATGGGCGAGAATATCCGAAAATGCTTGAGTAATTTCCTCGCCAGTCTTGGTCTTTAGAGGGCGTGTccaaacatattttgaaaaacaatcaatTACGACTAGtattagtttaaaatttttattttggtgtgcGTAAGGACGCATTTCGGCCAAATCCATTTGCCACAAGTCATCGATTCCTTTGATTATTGTTCGTCGACGAGGATAGATTTTTCGTGCTGGTTTATGCAATTCGTTCACCACCTGTTCCTTTTCTGTAGACATTTTCTTATTAACGACCAGCATCTACATCTACAACATGTGTGCGCAATAGATCAATATTACGTACTATATCCTGTAATGTTTGCTCCACTTGTTTTAACCTCTGTTCCATCTTCATATCGTGCATCGTATGGTTTGCAAGTGTTTCTGCAGCTTCTTTTATGCTTTTatccgtatccttttttagtgtattcacatcatctttgattatttttttcaatttttgctcgagaagtggaactgtggttttatgaagctcttCTCTTACTTGATTTAGTTCGATCGCTAAAtgtggaactgtggttttatgaaTTTCTTTTTGTACTTCGTTTAGTCCGACGACTAAATCCTGTATATCATTAGTTTTTTGTTGCAACAACTTATTTATATTGTTctccgtatccttttttagtgtattcatAGCATCTGCGATTATTTTTTGTAGCTTTTGCTCGAGCAGTGGAACTTCTTTTCTTACTTCGTTTAGTCCGATTGTTAAATCTTTTATATTAATAGATTTTTGATCTAATATCGCATCATGGGCTTTAATTATTGGAAAGTATACGCTACGCATCTCATTTATTAGATTATCAACGTATTTTTTCGTTGCAGCATCACTATATTCTGATGGGTCCTTAACATTAcaaattttcacattttcggCATTAATGTTTCCGGCAGGAGTATGTGGAAATGTAACTCGTACTGCCTTTTGGGTGATACTGTTACGAGAGTGATGACCGAATTTGTCGACACTCATAATGGAAATGATGCCATCATTCTCAGTTACTCTATTATATTGgcttcttttagttcattgatgATAGCCACGATTTCGTTGTCGTGAGATGTGTTGCCGGCGTCTTTCGAAGCCACCAAGAGTTTAAGACGATCAACTAACTCATTGACGTCATCCCAATAAATATACTCTAAGGGTGCAGCGTTGTATGTTAAACGAGAGTCATCCAACCCCGTTCCTTTGACCGTAGATGAAGATGCTGACCGAGCTGTTTTCGTTCTGTGGTCGAGTTCTTTTTGTGATCGAGTTGCATGCTTTTTCATTGTTGCATCAGATGGTTTGAATAGAGGTTTAATAATAGAATGATATTTTTCTCCGCTGGAACCTTTAAGGCGTCCTAAGGTATCCAGATGAATCTCTGTGTTAATCAGCAGTGTTTTATACTTTTGTAAATCCTCATCATTATACTGTTCTGGGTTTGGGTTGGCATAAAATAAAAGGTGATATAGGCCTGGCGTACCACTTAACCTACGTTCTTCAAAATCCCGTTCTCGAATTATTACTATGTCTCCATTGTCTttgtcaaagtttattcgacgttTTCCCAATATCCAGCCACTAATACTATCGTAAAATGGACCATAGTTTTCATCGATTTTATCGTCTTTTATCAAATATTCTTTTATGTACTTGTGACTTATTGGAGGATAGTGGTCGATATATTCGTCTGTGGCGTCCATCGGAATCTCGTTAGAACCGGAGATTGGCTCTTGAATGTTTTCATCAGGTGCCTCGGGTGCATCAAGAAATACATCCTCATCCTCCTCCTTTTTCAcctcttcttttttaacatgtccaAACTTGTTAGTGATAGTATGATGTAACGTTTTTGATGATTGAGCAATATCCTTGAGAGGCTTCGAGAttggtttaaaaagtttatttagtgacTCATCTTGCTCTGTTCTACCTAACTTCAATGCCAAATATTTTTTGCGAATTGATCTAGCCAattcggtaactttcttcttgcGAAGGGCAATGGCGACCGTATCATCTGGCATTTTGCTGGCGACTAAACAAACAccttacaattttatatatttatcaaatcctTTGCGATATCGTCCATTGTTGAGAGCAAAATCTTTCATAATTACCACAGTACCATACCTATCTCTCCAACATtctgaacacatttttttaaattcatcaaaTGACATGTCTGGCGATACGTGTTCATCAAATATATGTTTCAAATTTATCTCGTCTTGCTTGAACAGCACAATCATGTTACAATTGTCTCTTATTAGCTGCTTaggtatttttgaatatgtttggcATAAGTAAGCCGCATCGATATCTTTATGTCTGCACATGGAATAATACTCACGAATCTTGTGTTGGCCATCACATGCGACATCGTCAAATAAAAACACAGAGTTTGGTTGAGCTTTGTTGGGAtcaataatttcttcattgtcttTAAATGGAAAATACCCTACACCTTTGACTTGCGCTAATGCATCTCGCAATAGTTGGTATTTCGGTTGAAAGAGGGATTTTGAATAAACATAGACATTTTTAAACTTGACGCCATTTGGACTAAATAAAAGTGATAGCATGGCGTTAGTTTTTCCACATCCACTTGGACCACAAATAATGGCTCTGAATGAGTTTGGTAATAATTTTCCATGTTTACTGTTGGTTGCTTTCTGTACAATATCTAGATTATCAATTGGTAACGTCTGCTCTTGTTGAATGACTCTCATCGTGTGTTAAACATAGTAAAAATATGAACAATATATTACCAATGTCACCAAATGCATGACCATCAGTCCAATGTTGGTGTTCAAAGGGGAAGGTCTTTTGAACTCTCTAATTAATAAACTTCCAGTTGAGCTTCATATTCCTGGTTATCAGTATTGTGGACCtggaacaaaactaaaaaaacgtCTTGCACGCGGAGATCCGGGAATTAATCCTTTAGACGCAGCTTGTAAACAACACGATATCGCTTATTCGCATCATACATCTCTCGAAGAACGTCACAAGGccgataaagaattggaagataGGGCTTGGGAGCGATTCAAGTCTAAGGACGCTAGCTTTGGCGAAAAAAGTGCTGCTTTACTTGTAACCGGTGGAATGAAAACGAAAAGAAAGTTGGGAATGGGATGTCCTCGTCGTCGTGGAAGAAAGGGACGTTATTCTTTCAATCGGGATGTGGTACCTAAAATTGCAAAGTCCATGAAGAGAGGAGCATCGTTAAGAGATACTGCTTTGACAGCTGTACGAATAGCAAAATCGGTAATTAAAAAACTTGGTGGACGAAAAACAGTTGATCTTCCACGAGTGTTGccactaaaatctggaggtttcctACCCCTCCTGCCCCTATTTGCAGGTCTTTCTGCATTGGGGGCTTTAGCCGGTGGTGCAGCAGGGGTGGCGAAGACTGTGGTTGACGCAAAGAACGCCCAAAAGAAATTGGAAGAGGATATGCGCCATAATAAGGCGATGGAACACATCGGCTCAGGTCTGTACTTGCGTAAGAAACCAAGAGGCGGATTCGGTTTGTATctgaaaaaaaacttccaataaaGCTACCCAATCGTCCGCTGTACGACTTAGAGATTGCGCATTACGCGAAAACACTTAAAATCCCACATTTTCGAGGTGTTTTCATGAATGACACTCTGCCTAGACACGGTCCTCGAAAACGTGAATGCGCAATAGTTAATCTAGATGCATCATCACACAGCGGAACACATTGGGTAGCATATAGAAAGATAAACAACGACGTAGAGTATTTCGATTCATTTGGTAATTTGAAGCCGACCAAAGAACTTGTTAAATATCTAGGTAcacatacaaaaattttctataataaCCATCAGTATCAAACCTACAATCAAATCATTTGTGGACATTTATGCCTAAAGTTTTTATATAATGGAGCATATTAAAGGCATGGAACTGCTTCTGGACCATATGTTTCACAAAAAACGTTTTGAAGGATTCAGTGAAGAAGAACTAAAATTAATACCGCTAGATTATATTATACGAACTGTAGAACCTATAGAATTGTTATATATATGGCATAAATTGCCTGGGGAATATCGACAAGAATTTAACCTGCAGATACTACTTCCCTGCTTCGTGCATTACAACAGACCTGATTGGAGGACTCATTGTGATGGCCCACCCGGTTCTCAAGCATCTTGTCATTTATGTAAACttgctttagaacaaataaaaaaaatgtgaataaatttgtttttttactgTATATAAACCTATTAATCTCTTGACCTGAATCAGTCATCATGTCGCAGTTGTTGAGAGTAAACAGCACGAATAACATATTCTCGTTTCAACCTCCCACACCGATCGTATTAGATCCGAAAAAGGATTACGAAATAGCTCTTCGATTTTTCCATTCTTACAACAGTATACCAAACATCGAAAATTGCAAGTTTTATTACTACGATGTCAATAACCGAGTGCAACATTTTGATTTCCCCGATGGATGTTATGAAATTATCGATATTGAGGAATACATACAAAAGAAATTGGGGGCTGCCAATACATCTAAACCTGACATGAtatttagtctaaaacctaaccacAATACGTTGCAGTGCGAAATCTTCAGTCaatttaaaatttcatttcaACCAAATGACAGTCTTGGTACAATATTAGGGTTTTCTCCCGTAATACTAAATCCTAGACAGACACATTCTTCAGATCTACCTGTTAGGATTATTAAAGTATCTAGCATACGCTTTGAATGCAACATTAGTACCGGAGCCTTTGACGGTAACAGACCTGCTCACACGCTCTACGAATTTGTCATACAATCAAATCCTGGGTACGCAATTGACGAAACCCCTCACAATTTGTTGTATTTACCTGTTGTGCCACAGCGTGAAATTACCAATATCACTGTGTTGGCTGTCGATCAAGAAGGACGACCTGTGAACTTTAGAGGAGAAGAGAGCACATTGGTGCTGGAACTTAGATCAAAAAGCAGATGGGATTAGTAATAGAACAATCTACCCAGAGAACGCCATTAGTTGTGCAACCATCTCAGCAGCAATATCTTAAACAATCTACCTACAGAACACCATTAGTTGTGCAACCATCTAAGCAGCAACATCTTACGTCCGCAAACAAATTGTTTTTACAAACGTTGGGTTTTAAACTGAAAAAATGACTACAATGTATGGAAAGAGAGCGCGTTCAAACAACATCACAATGCCTccaatatttgatatttatcGTAAGCCAATATTTGATGAATCGATTCGAAAGGCTGAATACCGAACTTATGCACCATTCATCAAATCATTCAACTGCAATGATATTGTCGAATTTAGCATTAATCAAGTTGACTCGTTTTTTGCAATGAGCGAAACCTTGTTATGCATTAAAGGATCACTCGAAATAACTGGAAATGGTGGCGTCAAACTAGCAAATAATGTGGGTGCCTTCCTTTTCGATTCGTGTACGTACAGCGAAAGCGCAAGGGAGATGGAAACAGTGCGGGATCCTGGCATCGTAAGTGCTGTACGTGCCATGACATGTTATACGCAAGAAGATTCTAATTATATGGTTATGGCTGGATGGAATTACCCTAAGGATCCAATTCTAAACGCTGCAGATCATTCATTCAGCATACAGATGCCTCTTAAGCATGTTTTCAACATTTTTAATGATTATCCATTGATTACGTGTGGTCGTCAAACAATAAGACTAGTTCGAGCTCGAAATGATAACGATTGCATAgttattacagaaaaacaaaacgcTGACAAAACTACAACTGTTACAACCGCTAAGATTAACATTACCAATATTGAGCTTAGAGTGAAGCACATATTCCCCAATGATGATATTAAATTGGAACTCATGAAATCTATTCAACAAGATCAACCTATAGTTATTCCGTTTAGAAAGTGGGAATTACATGAATTACCTGCTATTACGAGAGGTGCCAGGCGTGAAGTTTGGGCTGTTAAAACTAGCACATCAGTTGAAAGACCTCGTTATGTTATTGTTTTCTTTCAAACCAACAAACGCGACAAGATTACAGCTGATCCTACTTTATTTGACAATGTCAACATCCAAAGTATTAGATTATCGTTAAATGGA
The window above is part of the Diabrotica virgifera virgifera chromosome 2, PGI_DIABVI_V3a genome. Proteins encoded here:
- the LOC126880050 gene encoding uncharacterized protein LOC126880050 — protein: MTISPMLVFKGEGLLNSLINKLPVELHIPGYQYCGPGTKLKKRLARGDPGINPLDAACKQHDIAYSHHTSLEERHKADKELEDRAWERFKSKDASFGEKSAALLVTGGMKTKRKLGMGCPRRRGRKGRYSFNRDVVPKIAKSMKRGASLRDTALTAVRIAKSVIKKLGGRKTVDLPRVLPLKSGGFLPLLPLFAGLSALGALAGGAAGVAKTVVDAKNAQKKLEEDMRHNKAMEHIGSGLYLRKKPRGGFGLYLKKNFQ